From one Triticum aestivum cultivar Chinese Spring chromosome 4B, IWGSC CS RefSeq v2.1, whole genome shotgun sequence genomic stretch:
- the LOC123092107 gene encoding CDK5RAP1-like protein: MAAPPALLTAARLGRGLGLLASVRYYGAIPVPFSVSSPRRRLPAPPPRHVSSSVRRLAATAVSEPQTDSESGTATVRKGRIYHETYGCQMNVNDMEIVLSIMKKEGYNDIVPDPESAEIIFINTCAIRDNAEQKVWQRLNYFWFLKRQWKANVAGGRSKSLRPPKIAVLGCMAERLKEKILDSDKMVDVVCGPDAYRDLPRLLQEVDYGQKGINTLLSLEETYADITPVRISDNSVTAFVSIMRGCNNMCSFCIVPFTRGRERSRPVSSVVREVGELWDAGVKEVMLLGQNVNSYNDTSEVEELEPGKNWQLSEGFSSRCKVKNMGLRFADLLDQLSLEYPEMRFRFTSPHPKDFPDELLYLMRDRYNICKLIHLPAQSGSTEVLERMKRGYTREAYLELVQKIRNVIPDVGLSSDFISGFCGETEDDHADTLSLVRDVGYDMAYMFAYSMREKTHAHRNYEDDVPNDVKQRRLAELINTFRETTRKIYDSQVGTTQVVLVEGPNKRAPETELFGKTDRGHRVSFTSLPVPHTSEGDGARKPVFGDFVEVKILRSSTASLSGEPIARTSLGMYCKNHASDAHVVGA; the protein is encoded by the exons ATGGCGGCGCCGCCCGCCCTCCTcaccgccgcccgcctcggccgTGGCCTCGGCCTCCTAGCCTCCGTACGCTACTACGGCGCTATCCCTGTTCCATTTTCCGTCTCCTCCCCACGGCGCCGGCTCCCGGCCCCGCCCCCTCGCCACGTCAGCAGCTCTGTCCGCCGCCTGGCCGCCACGGCCGTCTCTGAGCCCCAGACGGA TTCAGAGTCTGGTACAGCGACAGTAAGGAAGGGGCGCATCTACCATGAAACGTACGGGTGCCAGATGAATGTAAACGATATGGAGATTGTGCTGTCTATCATGAAAAAAGAAGGGTACAATGACATTGTTCCTGACCCTGAGAGTGCAGAGATAATATTTATCAACACCTGTGCGATTCGTGACAATGCAGAGCAGAAAGTTTGGCAGCGGCTCAACTACTTTTGGTTCCTGAAAAGGCAATGGAAAGCTAATGTTGCTGGAGGTAGATCGAAGTCTCTGCGTCCTCCTAAGATTGCTGTTCTCGGGTGCATGGCAGAGCGACTGAAGGAGAAAATACTCGACTCTGATAAGATGGTTGATGTTGTATGTGGTCCGGATGCGTACAGGGACTTGCCTAGGTTGCTGCAGGAAGTCGATTATGGGCAGAAGGGTATCAACACACTCCTCTCACTGGAGGAGACTTATGCTGACATCACCCCAGTTAGGATTTCCGACAATTCGGTTACGGCGTTCGTGTCAATTATGAGGGGTTGTAACAATATGTGCTCGTTTTGCATTGTTCCCTTCACTAGAGGCAGGGAGAGGTCACGCCCAGTATCTTCTGTTGTCCGAGAAGTTGGTGAGCTATGGGATGCTGGCGTAAAAGAAGTAATGCTTCTTGGTCAGAATGTAAACAGTTATAATGATACTTCTGAAGTTGAGGAGTTGGAGCCTGGTAAAAACTGGCAGCTCAGCGAAGGATTTTCCAGCAGGTGCAAAGTGAAGAATATGGGGTTGCGTTTTGCCGATCTCCTGGATCAGTTGTCTCTGGAATACCCTGAGATGCGATTCAGGTTTACCTCTCCACATCCAAAGGATTTTCCTGATGAGCTGCTATATTTGATGCGGGATAGGTACAACATTTGCAAACTTATTCACTTGCCTGCACAATCAGGCAGCACAGAGGTGCTGGAACGAATGAAGCGGGGTTATACTCGAGAAGCATATTTGGAGCTTGTGCAGAAAATCCGTAATGTCATTCCAGATGTTGGGCTAAGCAGTGATTTCATAAGTG GCTTTTGTGGAGAGACAGAAGATGACCATGCCGACACTCTTAGCCTTGTAAGGGATGTTGGATATGATATGGCTTACATGTTTGCATATAGCATGAGAGAGAAGACCCATGCTCATCGGAATTATGAGGATGATGTCCCCAATGATGTTAAGCAGAGGAGACTTGCAGAACTGATCAACACCTTCCGTGAGACCACAAGAAAGATCTACGATTCTCAGGTTGGTACCACACAAGTAGTTCTAGTCGAGGGACCCAATAAGCGAGCTCCTGAAACAGAGCTGTTTGGGAAAACTGACCGGGGGCACAGGGTTTCGTTTACTAGTCTCCCTGTACCACATACATCTGAAGGTGACGGAGCTCGTAAGCCAGTGTTTGGTGACTTTGTTGAGGTAAAAATTCTCAGGTCGTCGACAGCATCGTTATCTGGAGAGCCAATTGCACGCACAAGCTTGGGCATGTACTGCAAGAATCATGCATCTGACGCACATGTTGTTGGTGCATAA